One Defluviimonas sp. SAOS-178_SWC DNA window includes the following coding sequences:
- a CDS encoding DUF2478 domain-containing protein: MRAGRADPSAHRCDVDLRVLPNGPEFRISQPLGTGSRGCRLDGSVIENIAAAVEARLCGADLLLVNKFGKQEAQGRGLCSTIAMAIELGIPTLVGVNEMNARDFLMFSGHMARELALEIGAIRAWQALPGRSNTLALA; encoded by the coding sequence GTGCGTGCCGGACGGGCCGACCCAAGCGCCCATCGTTGTGATGTGGACCTGCGAGTACTGCCAAACGGCCCGGAGTTTCGGATCAGCCAGCCACTCGGGACTGGATCAAGGGGTTGCCGCCTTGACGGAAGCGTGATCGAAAACATTGCCGCCGCCGTGGAGGCGCGCCTATGCGGCGCGGATCTGCTGCTTGTCAACAAGTTCGGCAAGCAGGAAGCGCAAGGCCGCGGTCTCTGTTCAACCATCGCGATGGCAATAGAACTGGGGATACCGACTCTGGTCGGAGTGAACGAGATGAACGCGCGAGATTTTTTGATGTTCTCTGGACACATGGCCCGAGAATTGGCGCTCGAGATCGGTGCCATACGGGCTTGGCAGGCCCTTCCTGGTCGGTCGAATACCCTTGCTTTGGCTTGA